One window from the genome of Streptomyces cadmiisoli encodes:
- a CDS encoding cold-shock protein, whose translation MPTGKVKWFNSEKGFGFLSRDDGGDVFVHSSVLPAGVETLKPGQRVEFGVVAGQRGDQALSVIILDPTPSVAAAQRKKPDELASIVQDLTTLLENITPMLEKGRYPDKASGKQIAGLLRAVADQLDV comes from the coding sequence GTGCCTACCGGCAAGGTCAAGTGGTTCAACAGTGAGAAGGGCTTCGGCTTTCTCTCCCGTGACGACGGCGGTGACGTCTTCGTACATTCCTCGGTTCTCCCCGCCGGAGTCGAGACGCTCAAGCCGGGTCAGCGCGTGGAGTTCGGAGTTGTCGCCGGACAGCGCGGCGACCAGGCGCTTTCGGTCATCATCCTGGACCCGACGCCTTCGGTCGCGGCCGCTCAGCGCAAGAAGCCGGACGAGCTGGCCTCCATCGTCCAGGACCTGACGACGCTTCTGGAGAACATCACTCCGATGCTGGAGAAGGGCCGTTACCCGGACAAGGCGTCCGGAAAGCAGATCGCCGGTCTGCTCCGCGCGGTCGCCGACCAGCTCGACGTGTGA
- a CDS encoding HAD family hydrolase — protein MAHMTLRPPTVGFDLDMTLIDSRPGIRACYLALAERTGTYIDADLAITRLGPPLEEELRHWFPAAEVPAVADVYRAMYPSIAISATPAMPGAHEAIQAVRAAGGRAVVVTAKYEPNARLHLAHLGLEPDAVVGDLWAEAKAEALREFGAAVYVGDHTGDVRGARAAGALSVTVPTGPCDAAELRAAGADVVLGGLGEFPAWLSAYLDASGTPGLPEAADAPRA, from the coding sequence ATGGCCCATATGACTCTTCGCCCGCCGACCGTCGGCTTCGACCTCGACATGACGCTCATCGACTCGCGCCCCGGGATCCGCGCCTGCTATCTGGCGCTGGCCGAGCGGACCGGCACGTACATCGACGCCGACCTGGCGATCACGCGGCTCGGGCCGCCGCTGGAGGAGGAGCTGCGCCACTGGTTCCCGGCCGCGGAGGTGCCCGCCGTCGCCGATGTGTACCGCGCCATGTACCCGTCGATCGCCATCTCCGCGACGCCCGCCATGCCCGGCGCGCACGAGGCGATACAGGCGGTCCGGGCGGCCGGCGGGCGCGCGGTCGTCGTCACCGCCAAGTACGAGCCCAACGCCAGGCTGCACCTCGCCCACCTCGGTCTCGAGCCGGACGCGGTGGTCGGCGACCTGTGGGCGGAGGCGAAGGCGGAAGCACTGCGCGAGTTCGGCGCGGCCGTGTACGTCGGCGACCACACCGGCGACGTGCGCGGCGCCCGTGCGGCCGGAGCGCTGTCGGTGACGGTACCGACGGGTCCGTGCGACGCCGCCGAACTGCGCGCGGCCGGCGCGGACGTCGTGCTCGGCGGCCTCGGCGAGTTCCCGGCCTGGCTGTCCGCCTACCTCGACGCGTCCGGGACGCCCGGCCTGCCGGAGGCGGCCGACGCCCCGCGTGCCTGA
- a CDS encoding futalosine hydrolase, whose translation MVLQAEEGLLTTSSPTRILVATAVPAERDAVARAFPEPGRDVPLPGAVVHRLPAGPDLLAAGVGPASAAAATAAALTAAALAGTPYGLVVSAGIAGGFAPAAPVGSLVVADEITAADLGAETADGFLPVTELGFGTVTHRPPPALVGDAAAAAGAAVGPVLTVSTVTGTAARAAALRARHPRALAEAMEGFGVAEAAAAHGTPVLEVRAVSNPVGPRDRAAWRIGDALTALTGAFGKLAPVLESWRQT comes from the coding sequence GTGGTCCTTCAAGCTGAAGAAGGACTCCTGACCACGTCCTCGCCCACCCGGATCCTCGTGGCCACCGCCGTCCCGGCCGAACGGGACGCGGTGGCCCGGGCGTTCCCGGAACCCGGCAGGGACGTACCGCTCCCCGGAGCCGTCGTGCACCGGCTCCCGGCCGGCCCCGACCTGCTCGCCGCCGGTGTGGGCCCCGCCTCGGCGGCCGCCGCCACCGCGGCCGCCCTCACCGCCGCCGCGCTGGCCGGCACCCCGTACGGCCTGGTCGTCTCCGCCGGCATCGCGGGCGGATTCGCGCCCGCGGCGCCCGTCGGCTCGCTCGTGGTCGCCGACGAGATCACCGCGGCCGATCTGGGCGCCGAGACCGCCGACGGCTTCCTGCCGGTCACGGAACTGGGCTTCGGCACCGTCACCCACCGTCCGCCGCCCGCGCTGGTCGGCGACGCCGCCGCCGCGGCGGGCGCCGCGGTCGGCCCGGTCCTCACCGTGTCGACGGTGACCGGCACCGCCGCCCGCGCGGCCGCCCTGCGCGCCCGCCATCCGCGGGCCCTGGCGGAGGCGATGGAGGGCTTCGGCGTCGCCGAGGCCGCCGCCGCGCACGGCACGCCCGTCCTGGAGGTGCGCGCGGTGTCCAACCCGGTCGGCCCCCGCGACCGCGCCGCCTGGCGGATCGGCGATGCGCTGACGGCACTCACCGGCGCTTTCGGGAAGCTCGCGCCCGTTCTGGAGAGTTGGAGACAGACATGA
- a CDS encoding 1,4-dihydroxy-6-naphthoate synthase, which yields MSPDTRSLRIAYSPCPNDTFVFDALAHGRVPGAPGLDVTFADIDLTNGMAERGESDVLKVSYAVLPYVLDEYALLPCGGALGRGCGPLVLTREPGLDLKGRTVAVPSERSTAYLLFRLWAADTVPGGVGDIVVMPFHEIMPAVRDGRVDAGLVIHEARFTYQNYGLHKLADMGEHWEDTTGLPIPLGAIIAKRSLGAETLTRLAESVRTSVRMAWDDPEVSRPYVLEHAQEMDPAVADQHIGLYVNEFTAGLGADGYAAVRGLLTRAAAEGLLPPLGPDALDFP from the coding sequence ATGAGCCCTGACACCCGGTCGCTGCGGATCGCGTACTCCCCCTGCCCGAACGACACCTTCGTCTTCGACGCCCTGGCGCACGGCCGGGTCCCCGGCGCCCCCGGGCTCGACGTGACCTTCGCGGACATCGACCTCACCAACGGCATGGCCGAGCGGGGCGAGTCGGACGTGCTGAAGGTGTCGTACGCGGTGCTGCCGTACGTCCTCGACGAGTACGCGCTGCTGCCGTGCGGCGGGGCGCTCGGGCGGGGCTGCGGGCCGCTGGTGCTCACCCGGGAGCCGGGCCTGGACCTGAAGGGCCGGACGGTCGCCGTGCCGAGCGAGCGGTCGACGGCGTATCTGCTGTTCCGGCTGTGGGCCGCGGACACCGTGCCGGGCGGGGTGGGCGACATCGTGGTCATGCCCTTCCACGAGATCATGCCCGCCGTGCGGGACGGCAGGGTGGACGCGGGCCTGGTGATCCACGAGGCCCGCTTCACGTATCAGAACTACGGGCTGCACAAGCTCGCGGACATGGGCGAGCACTGGGAGGACACCACCGGGCTGCCCATCCCGCTGGGGGCGATCATCGCCAAGCGGTCGCTGGGCGCCGAGACGCTGACGCGGCTGGCCGAGTCCGTTCGCACATCCGTACGGATGGCCTGGGACGACCCCGAGGTGTCCCGTCCCTATGTGCTGGAGCACGCGCAGGAGATGGACCCGGCCGTCGCCGACCAGCACATCGGGCTCTACGTCAACGAGTTCACCGCCGGTCTCGGCGCCGACGGCTACGCGGCGGTGCGCGGTCTGCTCACCCGCGCCGCGGCCGAGGGGCTGCTGCCGCCCCTCGGACCGGACGCGCTGGATTTCCCCTGA
- a CDS encoding helicase C-terminal domain-containing protein, translating to MSSDEKPAAPRSLAEALRGRDDASLAALLRSRPDLITPVPTDLTQLATRAGTRASVVRALERLDRFALQTAEALAVASDPATYEELLGLLSGDEGDALVAAALPRALGSLREQALVWGDDDRLRLVRTARELLTPTPQHPSPTGLGPSVQESTAGMSPGRIQELVTAAGLPSTHDSVSAATALSALFSDRRRMAALLAGAPAESLEVLERLVWGPPYGQVTPDPAPRLRWLLDRGLLLPTAPGTVVLPREVALHMRGGRAHHAPEPVPPPVEGATAYRPQVVDATAAGQAYTALTTVEELLKDWDEGGPAVLRAGGLSVRDLKRTAVALDVPEPVAAFWVELAHAAGLVASDGEADERYAATPAYDEWLEQPAAERWTRLARAWLAATRTAGLVGGRDAKDRSLATLGPGLDRSAAPEVRHRVLGLLAGLPEGSAPTAGSVLARLRWERPLRGREGRREAVADNGRSAATEVAREDDLRTRLAQWALSEAELLGVTGRGALSAHGRALLGAHAPAHEPTDDPQGPGDKLPVHHRPPTPPEPLAPAEQSAACALAARLLAPLLPEPLDHVLLQADLTAVAPGPLQRPLADMLGVLADVESKGGATVYRFTPGSVRRALDAGRSASDLHAFLDRHSRTPVPQPLAYLIDDVARRHGRLRVGAASAYLRCDDDALLNEILADRRAAGLGLRRLAPTVLAAQTDPAALLEGLRAMGFAPAAESAEGDVLITRAHSHRTPPRSAPEPVPDGPPAPDATLLAAAIRAIRAGDLASTAPRKASGTATPVTGGELPRTGSAETLATMQAAVLTGQALWIGYVNAEGAASQRVIAPVRVEGGFVTAYDHTADEVRTYPLHRITGVAELADEQT from the coding sequence ATGAGCAGCGACGAGAAGCCGGCCGCCCCACGGTCCCTCGCGGAGGCGCTCCGTGGGCGGGACGACGCCTCGCTGGCCGCGCTCCTGCGCAGCCGGCCCGATCTCATCACGCCCGTCCCCACCGACCTGACCCAGCTCGCCACCCGGGCCGGCACCCGCGCGTCCGTGGTCCGCGCCCTGGAACGGCTGGACCGGTTCGCGCTCCAGACGGCGGAGGCACTGGCGGTCGCGTCGGACCCGGCGACGTACGAGGAGTTGCTCGGGCTCCTGTCCGGCGACGAGGGGGACGCGCTGGTCGCCGCGGCGCTGCCGCGCGCGCTCGGCTCGCTGCGCGAACAGGCCCTCGTGTGGGGGGACGACGACCGGCTGCGGCTGGTGCGCACGGCCCGCGAACTGCTCACGCCGACCCCGCAGCACCCGTCGCCGACCGGACTGGGCCCGAGCGTCCAGGAGTCGACGGCGGGCATGTCGCCGGGCCGTATCCAGGAACTCGTCACGGCCGCCGGACTGCCGTCCACGCACGACTCGGTCTCCGCGGCCACCGCCCTGTCCGCCCTGTTCTCCGACCGGCGCCGGATGGCCGCGCTGCTCGCGGGTGCCCCGGCCGAGTCGCTGGAGGTGCTGGAGCGGCTCGTGTGGGGGCCGCCGTACGGGCAGGTCACGCCGGATCCGGCGCCCCGGCTGCGCTGGCTGCTCGACCGGGGGCTGCTGCTGCCGACCGCGCCCGGCACGGTCGTGCTGCCCCGCGAGGTGGCGCTGCACATGCGCGGCGGCCGTGCGCATCACGCCCCCGAGCCCGTGCCGCCGCCGGTGGAGGGCGCCACCGCGTACCGTCCACAGGTTGTGGACGCGACGGCGGCCGGGCAGGCGTACACCGCGCTGACGACGGTCGAGGAGCTGCTGAAGGACTGGGACGAGGGCGGGCCCGCGGTGCTGCGGGCCGGCGGGCTGAGCGTGCGCGACCTCAAGCGCACCGCCGTCGCGCTGGACGTGCCCGAGCCGGTCGCGGCGTTCTGGGTCGAGCTGGCGCACGCGGCGGGCCTGGTGGCGTCGGACGGCGAGGCGGACGAGCGGTACGCGGCGACCCCGGCGTACGACGAGTGGCTGGAGCAGCCGGCCGCCGAGCGCTGGACGCGGCTGGCGCGCGCCTGGCTGGCGGCGACCCGAACGGCCGGGCTGGTCGGCGGGCGGGACGCGAAGGACCGGTCGCTGGCGACGCTCGGCCCGGGTCTGGACCGCTCGGCCGCGCCGGAGGTACGGCACCGGGTGCTGGGCCTGCTCGCCGGGCTGCCCGAGGGGTCCGCGCCGACGGCGGGGTCGGTACTGGCCCGGCTGCGCTGGGAGCGGCCGCTGCGGGGCCGTGAGGGCCGGCGGGAGGCCGTAGCGGACAACGGCCGGAGCGCCGCCACCGAGGTCGCGCGCGAGGACGACCTGCGCACCCGGCTCGCCCAGTGGGCCCTGTCCGAGGCGGAACTGCTCGGCGTGACCGGCCGCGGAGCCCTGTCGGCGCACGGACGGGCACTGCTCGGGGCGCACGCTCCCGCGCACGAGCCGACCGACGACCCGCAGGGCCCCGGCGACAAACTCCCCGTCCACCACCGTCCGCCCACCCCGCCGGAGCCGCTGGCGCCCGCCGAGCAGTCCGCCGCCTGCGCCCTGGCCGCCCGGCTGCTGGCCCCGCTGCTGCCCGAACCACTGGACCACGTCCTGCTCCAGGCCGACCTCACGGCCGTCGCGCCGGGCCCCTTGCAGCGTCCGCTCGCCGACATGCTGGGCGTGCTCGCCGACGTGGAGTCGAAGGGCGGCGCGACGGTCTACCGCTTCACGCCCGGTTCCGTACGCCGGGCCCTGGACGCCGGCCGCAGCGCCTCCGACCTGCACGCCTTCCTCGACCGGCACTCGCGTACGCCGGTGCCGCAGCCACTGGCGTACCTGATCGATGACGTGGCCCGCCGGCACGGCCGGCTCCGGGTGGGCGCGGCCTCGGCGTATCTGCGCTGCGACGACGACGCGCTGCTCAACGAGATCCTCGCCGACCGCAGGGCCGCGGGCCTCGGGCTGCGCCGCCTCGCGCCCACCGTGCTGGCCGCGCAGACCGACCCGGCCGCGCTGCTGGAGGGGCTGCGCGCGATGGGTTTCGCGCCGGCCGCCGAGTCGGCCGAGGGCGACGTCCTGATCACTCGTGCGCATTCCCACCGCACCCCGCCGCGCAGCGCGCCCGAGCCGGTGCCGGACGGCCCGCCCGCCCCCGACGCGACCCTGCTCGCCGCCGCGATCCGCGCCATCCGGGCCGGTGACCTGGCCTCCACGGCCCCGCGCAAGGCGAGCGGCACGGCCACCCCGGTCACCGGCGGCGAACTGCCGCGCACCGGTTCGGCCGAGACCCTCGCCACCATGCAGGCCGCCGTGCTGACCGGCCAGGCCCTGTGGATCGGCTACGTCAACGCCGAGGGCGCCGCCAGCCAGCGGGTGATCGCGCCGGTGCGGGTCGAGGGCGGTTTCGTGACGGCGTACGACCACACCGCGGACGAGGTCCGCACCTACCCGCTGCACCGGATCACCGGGGTGGCGGAGCTGGCCGACGAGCAGACCTGA